Genomic segment of bacterium:
GGTTGCGCAACCAGGCTACAAAGTCAGCGATAAAGACCTTTGTACGCCGTGTCCGTACTGCCATTAAAGGCGGAGATCCGGTAGTTACCGGGCAAGAAATGAAGATTGCTGTTAGTGTGATCGACAAGGCTTATGAGCGAGGAATTATTCACCGCAATACAGCTGCCCGTCGCAAGTCGCGATTGATGAAAGCGGCTAATAAGATGGTGCCGGTTGGTTCGAAGAGCTAATTCCGCATAGCGCCACTACAAGGCGCTCGAGCGTATCGTTCGCATTGAGCGATGGGGAAATCCCTTTCAAAGCCATATCGGTTTCAAGTAAAAGTCGGAGCGCTTTTCTCAACTGAACGAGAGTAAAGCGCCCCGCTTGCTTTTTTATACGACCTTCAAAATAAGGCTGACGCGCCAATAGTGAGAGCACATTCGGTTCGCGAGGCAACAATTCAGCCACTTCCGTCGGCACATTTTGAGTGCGAGACAATGGGTAACGAATATCCATCAGCGCCCGAGCTTGCCAAAGCAATCTGAACTGTCTTCCCATGAGCGGCAACACACTTCGTAAAGCCACTGTTTGAGGCGATTCCGTTCCTCCCAGCATCAATCGCAATTGACTAAGAGCATCCCCCAATCGTCCTTCGGCAATAGCATCCACCAAAGAAAAGATGCGAGCGATTCGAGAGGGAGTGACCACCTGGTCAAGGTCATATTCTGTGACTTCCGGCTGCGATCCGACAAAGAAAAGGGCTTTCTCAAGTTCAGCCGATGCAATGCCGTAATCACCATCCACAAGCGCCATTAGATGTTTGGAGGCATCGGGTGAGAGCTTCTTTCCTGCCGCTTCGGCCATTTGGAGAAGTTGTTTAGCGGCGCTATCCCCTTTTAACTCTGGGAAGCTGATGAGCGTGGCACATTCTTTCGCTGCTGTCTCCAATAAGGTCGTTACGGCTTTCAGCTTCTTTTGCAGATCGGTGTCGTCATTCTGTTCATCAACGCATATAAAAACAACGCAAGCCAAATCGGGGAGGATTGAAACAGGGGTATCCGTTACTTTTTTCTTTTTCGACCCGGTGACTTTTGTGGCATAGCCTAACGCATTGGCAAGACGTTGTGCTTCCTCTAAGGGTAGGCGTTGAGCCTCACGGATCATGATTAATCTTCTTGGAGCTTCAAATGGAATAGTTTGGGCAGAAGCGAGTATCGAAGAAGCGGTCGCTGACTTGCCCTCGAAGGTTTCTTCATCAAACCGCGCATCACCTAAGGCGAATGCACGAATCTTCTCTAGAATAGGCCCTCTAAGACGAATATCACCCCCAGAGAGAACAAAGCATTTGTCCTCGGGTAAGGGTTGAGTTTCAAGTTTTGAATAGAGGATTTCCATTATTTAAATATGTCAGTATAGGTTTGAGTATAAGCTGAATTCGCAATGAAGACCTTTACTAGATTCACAATATTCGGGTTGCGTTCGATAGCGGTCCGAATAGTATTTGCAGCTAACTCAGGGCCTGTGCGTTTTTGGAAGTAGTTGAACTCATCGGTGAAGTCAGGAACAAGCATGCTTTGGGCTTTCAACTGCTCAGCGACCTTAAAAATAGCGTTTAAGCTGAGGTTTAGAAGCTCAGGATTGGTCAGTTTGTTCTCATCAAAGATATTGGCGAGGATCATGTGCTTTGCCGGCCCCTGATCAAGAGCAATTGCTTGGGCTTCTCCCGTATTTAAAGGTGGCAGCTCATTAATACGGTCTTGAATATCCCATGTGCATGCATCTCGTATCATTTTGTTGAAAGGGTCGCCAATAAAGCGAGTCCGATCAACCAGTACGACAACCGCATCAGCCTTGACACTTCTAATTTTTGAGCCAGGGAGGGAGTAAATTTCAATTCGACAATTTCCCACACGACTCTTCTGAGTCGGGCGTGGATTTGGTTCCAACAAAGCGATTATTGCCTTCACATCCTTCCCCCTGCCTAATCGCATCATTATACCAGTAAAGGCAAAAGGCTGAATTCCGGACCCCTCGCCTTACTCAGGGCGGGGGCGGGGATGAGAAGGGGGGGGCGTGTTATTGCGAGGCGGGTTGTGCTGAAGCAACCTCCTCTAATACTTTCCAAACAGATTCCATGCCTTCGGGGTGTTTGAGATACTGGATTGTGTTTCGATCTGGTCACTAAAACCCATCACCTATCCCCCTCTTCAACAGGTAAAATCAATACTATCATGTACGTAAAACATACAAATCAGTGTCTTGAAATAACAGTTGGGGGGCATACTCAGCTTCGGGAGTTGCTTCATCATGAACATGACATGGGGGTTCAAATTGGCTTTGGGCTGTCATGGGCTAAAGTTGCCCCGGGGGAGGAATCGACCCTTCGGAAAGTGCTTTCCGGTGAAGTCTATTACATCTTGTCCGGCAAGGGACGTGTCTATGGAGCTGGCCTGGAGTATAGCGTGTCAGAAGGAAGCATAATCTACTTCTCGCCAGGTGAGAGCCAGAATTTAGTGAATACGGGGGATATGGATTTAACTTTTATTGTGATCCTCGATTCCGCTTACTCAACAGATGATGCCATCGTCGAGCCGATGGATTAGCCCATACCATGAAACTTCCTATTGTCCTGTCATACTTTCAGGTCGAAGCGATTCTGCGAACAAAAGCAGAAGGGAAGACATCAGCTCAAACTTCTACGGATCTTGGCATAACCAGCGAGGGAGTCGTGATATCGCCCGAGGGGGTTTTGTTTGCGAATGGGGAGAGTTTGGGCTGGGGGCAGATTAAAGAGATTGGCGAAGCGAATCGGAAATGTTTCACCGTCGAGAATAACTCTATCCACGAGATTCAGATATTCTCTGAGGACACAGATTGGGTTCGAAGTTTAGCGCCAACCAAAGGCGCTCCCACAATGCTGGTTTCGGGCATCCCTATGCACCGCATTAAAGAGACCGACCCTATTACGGACACCCTTACCAAGATAAAAGCCATCGAGCCAATAGTCGGCCGAGTACTCGATACTGCGACAGGGCTTGGATATACTGCCATTGAAGCTGCTAAAACGGCTGATGAAGTGGTTACGGTCGAACTCGATCCTGCGGATTTAGAGATAGCGCGTTTCAATCCTTGGTCGCAAGCGCTTTTCGATAACCCGAAAATAATTCAGATTGTCGGCGATTCATTCGAAGTCATAAAATCGATGGAGGACAGCTTCTTTACACGGATAATCCACGATCCGCCCACCTTTAGCCTTGCCGGTGAATTGTACTCACAGGAATTCTATTGTCAGCTTTTAAGAGTTTTGCGTAAAGGCGGGCGTCTTTTCCACTATATCGGCGATCCAGAAAGCCAATTAGGCAAGAGGACTACTCCGGGAGTAATCCGACGGCTTCAAGAAGCAGGCTTTGCCCGTGTTGTTCGACATCCCGAAGCATTTGGCGTAGTTGCCTTTAAGTAAGTACTCTAAGTTTTGAAAAAATTACCGAAAATGAAGTTAGTAGGTTAGCGAGAAAAGACAACCGATTGCCATAGGGGTCTATTGGAAGCCGTAATATGATTTAGCCTCATTATTAAGCTACTTTTACTTGACAAACCTACTAGGTAGTGTTATTATGGTATACGTGCGTGAAGCTCCACATTTTTTATTGGAGGTTTTATATGTTTATTCCTAAACGACATTCAAAAAGAGCATTTACTCTGATCGAACTCTTAGTGGTTATTGCTATTATTGTTATCCTTGCTGCGATACTCTTTCCTGTCTTCGCCGCCGCCCGAGAGAAGGCACGTCAGACTGCGTGTATTTCCAACTTGAAACAACTTGGCGCAGCGTTTATGGGATATATTAACGATTGGGACCGTTTCCCCTATGTGGGTAATAATGGAGAACCCAATCGGGGGTCGCAACGTTGGGGCTGGGTCTGTTCCGGTAACTTTGGTGAGTGCTGGACAAATGATGTTCAACCCAACCCGCTTAATCCTGTAAGTCCATGTGGTTTTTATCCGAATGAGATTGCCAACCCGAAAGCCGGCGCCCTTTGGCCCTTAATTAAGAATATGGGGGTCTACAAGTGTCCATCTTATGGTCGCGTAACAGTGAATGTTACCGGTGGCGGATGTGGCCAAGCTGTTGCCGGGTCTTATGTTTATCGGGGATATACCTTTAATGGCGCTAAAAGGTTCGATGGCAGCAAGGTTTGGAGTTCTTATGGGATGAATGATGGCCTGATGGCTACCCCCCCTGGGCAACCTCCTTACATGCCTTATAAGTACGCTAATATCACATACCCTGCTGATACCTTTGTGCTTTATGATGAGAATCCTGAAACCATTAATGATGCCCAGGTAATGCCAAATCTACAGGATGAACCTGGCACATTGCACTCAAAAATTACGGTCCAACTTATGGCAGATGGGCATGTGATGAACTTGGACTACGGTTTAGTAGGCTCCCAGGGATTCAATAACTGTGGTCCGTATTTCTGCTACTGGTTAGGTAATAGAAAATATATAAAAGCAAGAGATACCCGATTTCCTTGCTTTTGTCAGTAGTCTTGAAATCTAATTGAAGAAGCCAAGTTTTAAACTTGATCGAATACTGGATAAAACCTTTAGTTGAAAAATAACAATACAGTTCGCTCCTTTATAGGGGCGAACTGTATTGTTATTGGAGAGTTATTACCTAATGAACCCCTGAGAGTTTTAAGCCTTCGTAGACTAATGCAGCGACTGTTCCGGAGGCGGGGATTGTTAAAACCCAGGCGATGACCATGCTTCTTGCTAATCCCCAACGAACGGCTGAGAGGCGTTTGGATGAGCCAACCCCGAAGATACTTCCTGAGATGACATGAGTAGTGCTGACCGGCATGCCGAGGTGGCTGGCTGTTATTATGACCGCTGCCGCGCTTGTTTCAGCGGCAAAACCATGCACTGGCTCTAAGCGGATGATGCGGTGTCCCATGGTCTTGATGATGCGATAACCGCCAGCCGAGGTGCCTAGGGCCATCGCTGTCGCACAAGCCAGCATGACCCATTTGGGAACCTCTGCCGTAGGGAGAAGGTGTGCGCTAAGAAGAGCCATCGTAATAATGCCCATGCTTTTCTGGGCATCATTTTGGCCATGTGAAAAGGCCATTGCGGCTGCTGATACCAA
This window contains:
- the holA gene encoding DNA polymerase III subunit delta: MEILYSKLETQPLPEDKCFVLSGGDIRLRGPILEKIRAFALGDARFDEETFEGKSATASSILASAQTIPFEAPRRLIMIREAQRLPLEEAQRLANALGYATKVTGSKKKKVTDTPVSILPDLACVVFICVDEQNDDTDLQKKLKAVTTLLETAAKECATLISFPELKGDSAAKQLLQMAEAAGKKLSPDASKHLMALVDGDYGIASAELEKALFFVGSQPEVTEYDLDQVVTPSRIARIFSLVDAIAEGRLGDALSQLRLMLGGTESPQTVALRSVLPLMGRQFRLLWQARALMDIRYPLSRTQNVPTEVAELLPREPNVLSLLARQPYFEGRIKKQAGRFTLVQLRKALRLLLETDMALKGISPSLNANDTLERLVVALCGISSSNQPAPSY
- a CDS encoding spermine synthase, giving the protein MKLPIVLSYFQVEAILRTKAEGKTSAQTSTDLGITSEGVVISPEGVLFANGESLGWGQIKEIGEANRKCFTVENNSIHEIQIFSEDTDWVRSLAPTKGAPTMLVSGIPMHRIKETDPITDTLTKIKAIEPIVGRVLDTATGLGYTAIEAAKTADEVVTVELDPADLEIARFNPWSQALFDNPKIIQIVGDSFEVIKSMEDSFFTRIIHDPPTFSLAGELYSQEFYCQLLRVLRKGGRLFHYIGDPESQLGKRTTPGVIRRLQEAGFARVVRHPEAFGVVAFK
- a CDS encoding cupin domain-containing protein; amino-acid sequence: MYVKHTNQCLEITVGGHTQLRELLHHEHDMGVQIGFGLSWAKVAPGEESTLRKVLSGEVYYILSGKGRVYGAGLEYSVSEGSIIYFSPGESQNLVNTGDMDLTFIVILDSAYSTDDAIVEPMD
- a CDS encoding DUF1559 domain-containing protein, whose amino-acid sequence is MFIPKRHSKRAFTLIELLVVIAIIVILAAILFPVFAAAREKARQTACISNLKQLGAAFMGYINDWDRFPYVGNNGEPNRGSQRWGWVCSGNFGECWTNDVQPNPLNPVSPCGFYPNEIANPKAGALWPLIKNMGVYKCPSYGRVTVNVTGGGCGQAVAGSYVYRGYTFNGAKRFDGSKVWSSYGMNDGLMATPPGQPPYMPYKYANITYPADTFVLYDENPETINDAQVMPNLQDEPGTLHSKITVQLMADGHVMNLDYGLVGSQGFNNCGPYFCYWLGNRKYIKARDTRFPCFCQ
- the rpsT gene encoding 30S ribosomal protein S20; translated protein: MANIRSMKKDLRRNEKRRLRNQATKSAIKTFVRRVRTAIKGGDPVVTGQEMKIAVSVIDKAYERGIIHRNTAARRKSRLMKAANKMVPVGSKS
- a CDS encoding inorganic phosphate transporter encodes the protein LIGAAFVHGGLKVIQWEGLRNKVLIPLIASPIAGFAVGFLIMGIIFFVFKNTQPGRISASFRRLQLVSAAAMAFSHGQNDAQKSMGIITMALLSAHLLPTAEVPKWVMLACATAMALGTSAGGYRIIKTMGHRIIRLEPVHGFAAETSAAAVIITASHLGMPVSTTHVISGSIFGVGSSKRLSAVRWGLARSMVIAWVLTIPASGTVAALVYEGLKLSGVH